One Triticum urartu cultivar G1812 unplaced genomic scaffold, Tu2.1 TuUngrouped_contig_6962, whole genome shotgun sequence genomic window, ATGGGGGGAAAAGTCTACATTCATGTCACATAGTTCTTGCTTGCCTACAATTTATGTTCTTCCTTCATCTCAGTCTGAGCCCTTTAGCTTTATACCGCACTTTATGTTACTTTTACTAATAAGAATTTGAAGTTGGATCTCTCACCTGGTTGTGGGAAGAATTACACTTGCCTATTCTGTTCATAAAGGCTGTGGAAAAGTAAATTATACTATTCTGGGAAGTTCTCAAAAGACCAGTCTCAAGAATaaagtactactccctccgttctaaattactcgtcgcagaaatggatgtatctagaactaaaatacatctagatacattcatacctgcgacaagtaattcggaacggagggagtaccatgCAAAGAACTGACAATTGATACTCCCTTTGTCTCTATTTACATGTCGCTCATGTATTTCTAGGTTCAACTTTGACCTTTGGTTTGACTAACAAAACTTGGGCTATGTGTCATTAAATTTATACCATTCCATTCGTATTAAAAATTTCAAGCGGTGTAATTTTTGTGACAGACGACAAACATATTATTTGTCAAAATgatggtcaaattttgatcatgAGAAATGATGACCTCATGTAAATGGAGGTGGAGGGAGTACTAAAAACAGAGTGAGCTGAGCCTTCATCCACTGGGTTACAGAGTACTAAAAACAGTTTTCATTGCTCGTTGATAATCAAATTAATATTGCTTGTATGCGCAAGTTTGTGCTGATGTAATAATATGTCCTGCCAACAGTCATCTAGCTCTGGACATGTAATACTCATATTAAATCAGAAACTGCTGATGACATTGTTGTCCAAAAGTTATTTTCTGCATCATAGCGTTCTGCTGTCAGTTGTAGCTGAAGTCTAGTAGCCAGCTTTTGCACCTGTGTGTTGCTATTTAAGCCTTGGGTTACAGTGGTTTTAGGCACCTTAATATGATATTAATTTTGGTTAGACTATTTGTAAGGTTAAATTTACATGGATGTGTCATATACTCATGATAATAATGCTTCAACACTTGTGTATGGATGCTTGGTTTATTTTCTTTGTTGGTCAGCATGACCCTTTGTTACTGTCGGACCTCTGTTATTTATCTACATTCCTTTTTTTGTCGTGATGAAACTATTTTTAACTTTGTCCTTTCAGCTATTGCAACTGTGGTGACTGTTGCGGAAATTCTAAAAAATAACGGCCTTGCTGTTGAGAAGAGTGAGTCTTGTTTCTCATTATTCTGCTCGATTATGTCTTCTTTTCAGTCTCTTAACTTGGTCGAAATTACTTGCAGAAATAATGACATCTACTGTTGATGTCAAAGATGATACAAGGAACCGCCCTATCCAGAAGGCCAAGGTTAGTGTTCTTCGGATGACAGACGGACAGTACTTACCAAGATTTATCCACATGACTGTTTTTCCTTACTCTCATAACCTGTACTGGGCAGATCGAAATATTGATTGGCAAGACGGAGAAATTCGATGAACTGATGGCTGCCGCTGCAGAGGAGAGGGAGGCAGCGGGCGCTGAGGAAGAGCAAAGCTGAACACTTGGAAGGTTCCTGTTGTAGCTTAATTTTACTGTTCTTCTGCCCTTTGCTGTGTTTTAGTTTGTTGTGTCGACAAGAGACAAGTGCTTGCATAATCAAGTAAGGGCGCAGCTTATTTTAGTGCGCTTTTTGTTGATTTGTTAGGGTTACATGGCAACTTGTGATAATGGGATTATGAGTCTGATACGCTCTTGATTTGTCCTCGCGTGCATTTTTGGTTGGCTGTTTCTCCTATTACGCCTGTGGTGTGCCATACCCGTTCAGAGTCACGCGAGGTATATTTACCAAGGATTGAATTTCAAGATATAAATCAACTAAAAAGATCTCTTAGTATAACACACGTTGTGGATGCAGCTTAGATCATTATTGGATCAACAAAGTCCACTTTTGGACCCTGAATTTTGCCCCAAGTTCATTTCTGGTCCTTCAGTTTTTCGAACTGTCGCAGTTCACGTTTGGACTCCCCAGGATTTTGGCTAATATAGAGCGTCAATGTGAGCTGTTATTTTTTTCAGGGTCTATGTCAGCTGGTTTTATT contains:
- the LOC125531327 gene encoding uncharacterized protein At2g34160-like; the encoded protein is MEEVTEAVNNLTIGEGAAATAGAEGHKKNRIQVSNTKKPLFFYVNLAKRYMQLHEEVELSALGMAIATVVTVAEILKNNGLAVEKKIMTSTVDVKDDTRNRPIQKAKIEILIGKTEKFDELMAAAAEEREAAGAEEEQS